A single genomic interval of Spirosoma linguale DSM 74 harbors:
- a CDS encoding Mn2+/Fe2+ transporter, NRAMP family (TIGRFAM: Mn2+/Fe2+ transporter, NRAMP family~PFAM: natural resistance-associated macrophage protein~KEGG: avi:Avi_1584 manganese transport protein), translating into MEATNTSMKGWRQENTTNSLSDVHSSVHVPIGAGFFKTLRAYAGPGLMVAVGYMDPGNWATDIAGGARYGYKLLSVVLISNLFAILLQHLALKLGIATGRDLAQACRDNFSRPVAVGLWLLAEVAIAATDLAEVIGSAIALNLLFGLPLTIGILLTALDVLLLLYLQNKGFQLLERVVASLIFLIVGCFGYELLVSRPDIASVASGLIPRTEVITNPGMLYIAIGILGATVMPHNLYLHSSIVQTRDFGRTDTGRQSAIKFATIDSTVSLFLAFFINAAILILSASAFHFSGNQQVADITDAHRLLDPILGVKLAGILFAVALLASGQNSTLTGTLAGQIVMEGFVNLRVKPWLRRLITRLVAIVPALVVAILYGEHGTSELLVFSQVILSLQLSFAVVPLVSFTNNKAKMGRFVNPSWIKWLSWVVAVLIIGLNGYLLWDTVLKMVR; encoded by the coding sequence ATGGAAGCAACGAATACGTCCATGAAAGGCTGGCGGCAGGAGAATACGACAAATTCACTGTCCGACGTACATAGTTCAGTTCATGTGCCTATAGGCGCAGGATTTTTCAAGACCTTACGGGCTTATGCAGGCCCTGGCCTTATGGTTGCCGTTGGGTATATGGACCCCGGTAACTGGGCTACGGATATTGCCGGTGGTGCGCGTTATGGCTACAAACTCCTGTCGGTTGTGCTGATATCCAACCTGTTCGCCATTCTGCTACAGCACTTAGCCCTGAAACTTGGTATTGCTACCGGCCGGGACCTTGCGCAGGCCTGCCGGGATAATTTTAGCCGTCCCGTTGCCGTCGGTCTGTGGCTGCTGGCCGAAGTTGCCATTGCCGCCACCGATCTGGCCGAGGTGATTGGCTCGGCCATTGCCCTGAATCTGTTGTTTGGCTTACCCCTAACCATTGGTATTCTGCTGACAGCGCTGGATGTGTTGCTGCTGTTATATCTGCAGAATAAAGGCTTCCAATTACTGGAGCGAGTGGTTGCCAGCCTAATTTTCCTTATTGTCGGCTGTTTTGGGTACGAATTGCTCGTATCCCGTCCCGATATTGCCAGTGTGGCAAGTGGCCTGATTCCACGTACCGAAGTTATCACCAATCCGGGTATGCTTTATATTGCCATTGGTATTTTGGGAGCCACCGTCATGCCGCATAATCTGTATCTGCATTCCAGCATCGTACAAACCCGCGATTTTGGCCGCACGGATACTGGTCGGCAATCGGCCATCAAGTTTGCTACAATAGACTCTACGGTTTCGCTCTTTCTGGCATTTTTCATCAATGCCGCCATTCTGATTCTATCGGCCTCTGCTTTTCATTTTTCGGGCAACCAGCAGGTGGCAGACATCACCGATGCCCACCGCCTGCTCGACCCGATTCTGGGTGTAAAACTAGCCGGTATTCTATTTGCCGTTGCCTTACTGGCATCGGGTCAGAATTCAACCCTGACGGGCACGCTGGCCGGTCAAATTGTTATGGAAGGGTTTGTAAACCTACGGGTCAAGCCCTGGCTGCGTCGGTTAATTACGCGGCTGGTGGCCATTGTTCCGGCTTTGGTCGTTGCTATTCTTTACGGGGAACACGGCACCAGCGAACTACTCGTATTTAGTCAGGTTATCCTTTCGCTTCAGTTAAGTTTTGCCGTTGTTCCGCTGGTTTCCTTCACGAACAACAAGGCTAAAATGGGTCGCTTCGTCAATCCATCCTGGATAAAATGGTTATCCTGGGTGGTAGCTGTGCTCATCATCGGGCTAAACGGCTATCTGCTGTGGGACACGGTTTTGAAGATGGTTCGTTAA
- a CDS encoding glycosyl hydrolase BNR repeat-containing protein (PFAM: glycosyl hydrolase BNR repeat-containing protein) encodes MDISSKYFSKLQQPGFYSLKHGYAFLLDIYRVGKAVEAFSFVLWELMHQLRFFQLSRRYVKFTGMVGLLEATETDLLGGLKPIRLGIDNQKMNCELVTIDWKYCFWDTDSVLWGCRFSSLTVLCRSDDGSQSATAVYDFQQPIKSIFINRCNVLFVCTTGALYKSHDHGVSFRQVLQLSTSISYFLFNNGMSELPDQTLVLGEYGSLWRDKTWRNLAFLYISTDGGNTWKMSDFLIQQGVNKHVHLLRYSKLLKALLLTDGDNKKQLWLNKSLTCLDKKSNQITDGWHLVNKYHHQMGGYTSMAETEKEVLLGSDYLAGTNFIVSTTDGKRFDKRVLPDPYRRSPVMNMITRKSVSGNEIWACSYSCLSAQARSLLMYSKDGGKSWTRVIEFDGTRHKVRLVSTSHEPTKDLYISVTEFGDQEEKHQHQIYRISEKH; translated from the coding sequence ATGGACATCTCATCAAAGTACTTCTCCAAATTACAGCAACCGGGATTTTACAGCTTAAAACATGGCTATGCATTTCTACTTGATATTTACAGAGTCGGAAAAGCAGTGGAAGCCTTTTCATTTGTTTTGTGGGAGCTTATGCATCAATTGCGTTTCTTTCAGCTCAGCCGCAGGTACGTAAAATTCACCGGAATGGTAGGGTTGCTGGAAGCTACAGAGACAGATTTGCTGGGCGGCCTGAAGCCCATCCGATTGGGAATAGATAATCAGAAGATGAATTGTGAGCTAGTAACAATTGATTGGAAATATTGCTTTTGGGACACCGATAGCGTTTTATGGGGATGTCGATTTTCCTCATTGACTGTCTTGTGCAGAAGTGATGACGGTAGTCAATCTGCAACTGCCGTTTATGACTTCCAGCAACCTATTAAATCGATTTTTATCAATCGGTGTAATGTGCTCTTTGTTTGTACGACTGGTGCCCTTTATAAGAGTCACGACCACGGAGTTTCGTTCAGGCAGGTTTTACAGCTGTCAACGTCTATAAGTTATTTTCTATTTAATAACGGCATGTCGGAGTTACCGGATCAAACTCTTGTGCTTGGTGAGTATGGTTCCTTATGGCGAGACAAAACTTGGCGAAATCTAGCCTTCCTGTATATCTCGACCGATGGCGGTAATACCTGGAAAATGTCTGACTTTCTAATTCAGCAGGGTGTGAATAAACACGTTCATCTGCTGAGATATAGTAAGTTACTCAAAGCTTTGTTGTTAACTGATGGCGACAATAAAAAACAGCTTTGGCTAAATAAATCGTTGACCTGTCTCGACAAAAAAAGTAATCAGATTACGGACGGCTGGCACCTGGTTAATAAGTACCATCACCAGATGGGTGGCTATACATCTATGGCCGAAACAGAGAAAGAGGTTTTGTTAGGTAGTGACTATCTGGCAGGGACCAATTTTATCGTTTCAACGACCGATGGCAAGCGATTTGACAAACGGGTATTACCAGATCCGTATCGTCGTAGCCCGGTTATGAACATGATAACAAGGAAATCAGTCTCGGGGAACGAAATATGGGCATGCTCCTATAGTTGCCTTTCTGCCCAAGCCAGAAGCTTGTTAATGTACTCAAAAGATGGCGGTAAGTCCTGGACGCGGGTTATAGAATTTGACGGTACCAGGCATAAAGTACGTTTGGTCAGTACGTCGCACGAGCCAACCAAAGATTTGTATATATCTGTTACTGAATTTGGTGATCAGGAGGAAAAGCACCAGCATCAAATTTACAGGATCAGTGAAAAACACTAG